In Thermoplasmata archaeon, one DNA window encodes the following:
- a CDS encoding DUF1801 domain-containing protein: MAQLRALIKKADPAVVEDVKWKKPSRPMGVPVWSHDGITCVADTLKNAVRLTFPKGAQMKDPKKLFNTRLESKTVRATDFHEGVPVDEAALMALVLDAVRLNTRRERERK; this comes from the coding sequence TTGGCACAGCTGCGTGCCTTGATCAAGAAGGCCGACCCTGCCGTGGTCGAAGATGTGAAGTGGAAGAAACCCTCCAGACCAATGGGAGTCCCCGTTTGGTCGCATGATGGGATAACCTGCGTGGCAGATACGCTCAAGAACGCCGTGAGGCTGACCTTCCCCAAAGGCGCTCAGATGAAGGATCCGAAGAAGCTCTTCAATACGCGTCTAGAAAGCAAGACGGTTCGCGCCACCGATTTCCACGAAGGCGTCCCTGTAGACGAGGCAGCGCTCATGGCACTCGTTCTCGATGCCGTGCGGTTGAACACGCGGAGAGAGCGCGAGCGAAAATGA
- a CDS encoding DUF1801 domain-containing protein, whose product MPPSQKGSSKSAKSGTASGKKSKGFTEEERAAMKERVKEMKADEADPESAVLAKIAAMPEPDRSLGKRVHAIIRASAPALTPRLWYGMPAYAKDGRVVCHFQDAAKFKTRYATLGFSDEANLDEGAMWPVAFALKELTAAEEAKIEALVKRAVG is encoded by the coding sequence ATGCCACCTTCACAGAAGGGCTCATCGAAGTCCGCCAAGAGCGGCACCGCCAGCGGCAAGAAGTCCAAGGGATTCACGGAGGAGGAACGCGCTGCGATGAAGGAGCGCGTCAAAGAGATGAAGGCGGACGAAGCGGACCCGGAAAGCGCCGTGCTCGCGAAGATCGCCGCCATGCCGGAACCGGATCGCTCCCTGGGCAAGCGAGTCCATGCGATCATCAGAGCCAGCGCACCCGCCCTCACCCCGAGACTCTGGTACGGCATGCCCGCGTATGCCAAGGACGGAAGGGTCGTCTGCCACTTCCAAGACGCCGCGAAGTTCAAAACCAGGTATGCGACGCTCGGCTTCAGCGACGAGGCGAACCTCGACGAAGGCGCCATGTGGCCGGTGGCCTTCGCGCTGAAGGAGTTGACGGCCGCCGAAGAGGCGAAGATTGAAGCGCTGGTGAAGCGGGCGGTGGGCTGA
- a CDS encoding TFIIB-type zinc ribbon-containing protein produces the protein MSKAARTQLDAEEEQSCPECKGIHLVLDEVRGELVCDSCGLVLQDHALDRSPEWSAYAPEDAARLAHTGAPRDPLSGATGLTTVIAVPHRDAHGNAIPSGERGAFYRMQKLQRHSSHAFPGERSLPTAIRVLDRYASLLALPKTVRNEAGFLCRKAFQRQLARGRSIETLVAGAVYAACRIDGVPRTLDELQQVTGIRKTRIGAAYRTLHRELSLAIHASQPADYVQRFCSELGLSAHVEREAFQLLQVFEPPESATSVSPCGTAGAAIYLAALVCGEPRSEKAIAKVAGVSEVTLRNRFQAMRAIRPEVVTPRGRVPKAPRP, from the coding sequence GTGTCGAAAGCCGCGCGCACCCAGCTCGACGCCGAAGAGGAGCAATCCTGCCCCGAGTGCAAGGGCATCCATCTCGTCCTCGACGAGGTCCGCGGCGAACTCGTCTGCGATTCGTGCGGCCTCGTGCTCCAGGACCACGCGCTCGACCGGTCCCCCGAATGGTCCGCGTACGCCCCCGAGGATGCGGCCCGCCTTGCGCACACGGGAGCACCTCGGGATCCCTTGTCGGGGGCCACGGGGCTGACCACGGTGATCGCCGTCCCCCACCGGGACGCCCACGGGAACGCGATCCCGTCCGGGGAGCGGGGCGCGTTCTACCGGATGCAGAAGCTCCAGCGTCACTCAAGCCACGCGTTCCCCGGGGAGCGCAGCCTCCCGACCGCCATCCGGGTCCTGGACCGGTACGCGTCGCTCCTCGCCCTTCCCAAGACCGTGCGGAACGAAGCGGGATTCCTCTGCCGCAAGGCCTTCCAGCGGCAGCTCGCCCGCGGGCGGTCCATCGAGACCCTCGTGGCCGGAGCCGTGTACGCCGCGTGCCGGATCGACGGCGTGCCCCGGACCCTCGACGAGCTTCAGCAGGTCACCGGGATCCGCAAGACCCGCATCGGCGCCGCCTACCGCACCCTACACCGGGAGCTCTCCCTGGCCATCCACGCATCCCAGCCCGCGGACTACGTCCAACGGTTCTGCTCCGAACTCGGCCTCAGCGCGCACGTCGAACGGGAGGCGTTTCAGCTCCTCCAGGTCTTCGAACCGCCCGAGAGCGCGACCTCGGTGTCCCCGTGCGGCACGGCGGGCGCGGCGATCTACCTGGCCGCCCTCGTGTGCGGCGAACCGCGGTCCGAGAAGGCGATCGCGAAGGTGGCCGGCGTGAGCGAGGTCACCCTCCGGAACCGGTTCCAAGCGATGCGAGCGATCCGTCCCGAGGTCGTGACCCCTCGGGGTCGAGTGCCCAAGGCGCCGCGACCCTAG
- a CDS encoding VOC family protein yields the protein MATVSVRYIVNDVDSAIAFYTRHLGFREVMNPASAFAMLERGDLRLVLSQPNPQGGGGQPMPDGRRQEPGGWNRFSIEIEDLGATVAALRKAGARFRNDIVEGVGGRQIIVDDPSGNPVELFQPTRSEARLGSRR from the coding sequence ATGGCGACGGTCAGCGTCCGGTACATCGTGAACGATGTCGACTCGGCGATCGCATTCTACACCCGCCACCTTGGCTTCCGTGAGGTGATGAATCCAGCCTCTGCGTTCGCGATGCTCGAGCGGGGCGACCTGCGCCTCGTCCTTAGCCAACCGAACCCCCAGGGAGGCGGCGGGCAGCCCATGCCCGATGGCCGGAGGCAGGAGCCGGGAGGGTGGAACCGGTTCTCCATCGAGATCGAGGACCTCGGCGCCACGGTCGCCGCGCTGCGCAAGGCGGGAGCTCGGTTCCGCAACGACATCGTGGAAGGGGTCGGTGGGCGGCAAATCATCGTGGACGATCCCTCCGGCAACCCGGTCGAGCTCTTCCAGCCCACCCGGTCCGAAGCCCGTCTCGGATCACGACGTTGA
- a CDS encoding PaaI family thioesterase has translation MASLERRTELLRLFQERAPIARLFGMRLSYNEEGGAVVDLPYNPNLDHALGGVHGGVYATMLDTAGWFTVAATTDRSCWVATSEFSVHLLEPVQRSALRCVGRVVKVGKRQAVAEMRLEDGEGRLVGHGVGTFIVLPNVPTT, from the coding sequence ATGGCCAGCCTCGAGCGGAGGACCGAACTGCTTCGACTCTTTCAGGAGCGGGCGCCCATCGCCCGGCTCTTCGGGATGCGCCTTTCCTACAACGAGGAAGGAGGCGCAGTGGTCGACCTCCCGTACAATCCGAACCTCGACCATGCGCTTGGGGGAGTCCACGGCGGTGTGTACGCGACGATGCTGGACACCGCCGGTTGGTTCACCGTGGCCGCAACGACGGACCGTTCCTGCTGGGTGGCCACCTCCGAGTTCTCGGTCCATCTGCTCGAACCGGTCCAGCGCAGCGCACTCCGTTGTGTGGGCCGCGTGGTGAAGGTGGGCAAGCGGCAGGCCGTCGCGGAGATGCGCCTGGAAGACGGCGAGGGCCGCCTCGTCGGACACGGGGTGGGCACGTTCATCGTCCTACCGAACGTGCCGACCACGTAG
- a CDS encoding urocanate hydratase produces MTSQVLRSVKAQRGKTLRCKGWKQESLLRMLENNMENAEAPERLVIYGGIGKCARNWESYHAIVDALLHLESDETLAIQSGMPVAVFRTHRLAPRVVMANTNIMRATWPVFYDLQDKNLTMFSQYTAGPWEYIGTQGVIQGTFETLGAIAAQHFGGSLVGRILFTAGLGGMGANQPRAMTMHGGVCLVVDANPAIVPVRIHKKFLDVQAETLEEGIELAEEAKREKRALGIGLVGNAAELFPRALKRGWKPDIVTEMCPCHDPISYIAEGYTPARAEAARRKDRDAYLKEARASMKRQLKAMVGFHAKGVQVFEYGTSIRKECRDAGMPESEAMRIPGFVAAYIRPLFTMGRGPFRWTCLSGEVSDLAALDDLVLEMFPHDATTTQWIRLARSTLPIEGLPARVCYLGFGERKAFGLRVNRMIREGPVSGPVAFSRDNLDSGSIVNPTFESEKMRDGSDLISDWPYLNALLNTAAMADLVAIQANYSMGEAVHTGVTMIADGSEEADLRLEACLTTDSGIGVVRHAQAGYETARKVAEGKGPLTDEQIKVPLWWEPHATFGPERGTRDRRGPHARGK; encoded by the coding sequence ATGACGAGCCAGGTTCTCCGGTCGGTCAAGGCGCAGCGCGGCAAGACCCTGCGGTGCAAGGGCTGGAAGCAGGAGTCGCTCCTGCGGATGCTCGAGAACAACATGGAGAACGCGGAGGCACCCGAGCGGCTCGTGATCTACGGCGGCATCGGGAAGTGTGCCCGGAACTGGGAGTCCTACCATGCAATCGTGGACGCCCTCCTCCATCTCGAGAGTGACGAGACCCTCGCCATCCAGTCCGGCATGCCCGTCGCTGTGTTCCGCACGCACCGCCTGGCGCCGCGGGTCGTCATGGCGAACACGAACATCATGCGTGCCACGTGGCCCGTGTTCTACGACCTGCAGGACAAGAACCTGACCATGTTCTCCCAATACACCGCGGGCCCGTGGGAGTACATCGGCACGCAAGGCGTGATCCAGGGGACGTTCGAAACACTGGGCGCGATTGCGGCCCAGCACTTCGGCGGATCCCTCGTCGGCCGCATCCTGTTCACCGCAGGCCTCGGCGGCATGGGGGCGAACCAGCCACGGGCGATGACCATGCACGGGGGCGTCTGCCTGGTCGTGGACGCGAACCCGGCCATCGTTCCGGTCCGAATCCACAAGAAGTTCCTCGACGTGCAGGCGGAGACCCTGGAGGAGGGCATCGAGCTCGCGGAGGAAGCGAAGCGGGAGAAGCGCGCCCTGGGCATCGGCCTCGTCGGCAACGCGGCGGAGCTGTTCCCGCGGGCGCTCAAGCGGGGTTGGAAGCCCGACATCGTCACGGAGATGTGCCCCTGCCACGACCCGATCTCCTACATCGCGGAGGGGTACACGCCCGCCCGCGCGGAGGCGGCGCGACGCAAGGACCGCGACGCGTACCTGAAGGAGGCACGGGCGTCCATGAAGCGCCAACTCAAGGCCATGGTGGGCTTCCACGCGAAGGGCGTCCAAGTCTTCGAGTATGGCACGAGCATCCGCAAGGAGTGCCGGGACGCGGGCATGCCGGAGTCCGAGGCTATGCGGATCCCCGGGTTCGTGGCGGCGTACATCCGGCCCCTGTTCACCATGGGGCGCGGGCCGTTCCGGTGGACGTGCCTGTCCGGGGAGGTGAGCGACCTCGCGGCCCTGGACGACCTCGTGCTCGAAATGTTCCCCCACGACGCGACGACGACCCAGTGGATCCGGCTCGCCCGGTCCACGTTGCCCATCGAAGGGTTGCCGGCGCGGGTCTGCTACCTAGGGTTCGGGGAGCGCAAGGCGTTCGGGCTCCGGGTGAACCGGATGATCCGAGAGGGGCCGGTCTCCGGCCCCGTGGCGTTCTCGCGGGACAACCTGGATTCCGGCTCCATCGTGAACCCGACGTTCGAGTCCGAGAAGATGAGGGACGGCAGCGACCTGATCTCCGACTGGCCCTACCTGAACGCCCTGCTCAACACCGCGGCGATGGCCGATCTGGTCGCGATTCAGGCGAACTACTCCATGGGCGAGGCCGTGCACACGGGCGTCACGATGATCGCGGACGGGAGCGAGGAGGCCGACCTCCGCCTCGAGGCCTGCCTCACGACGGACTCCGGGATCGGCGTCGTGCGCCACGCCCAGGCGGGCTACGAGACGGCCCGCAAGGTCGCGGAGGGCAAGGGACCTCTGACGGACGAACAGATCAAGGTGCCCCTGTGGTGGGAACCCCATGCCACGTTCGGTCCCGAGAGAGGGACACGAGACCGCCGGGGACCCCACGCCCGTGGCAAGTGA